Proteins from a single region of Paraflavitalea devenefica:
- a CDS encoding acetyl-CoA hydrolase/transferase family protein produces MNQGKFVTASEAVGLVASGNRVFIHGGAATPVCLMKALQERYSELDEVELVSITNMGDIDFDKPEFSRHFFFNSLFVSANTRDIVNSHDGDYVPVFLSQIPQLFRKNILPIDVALVQVSPPDSHGYCSLGTSVDVARAAADTAKTVIAQVNPRMPRTHGDGFIHVDKFDALVWHTDELPEVNYAAKTNPAVKEIGKRVAALVEDGATLQLGIGGIPDQVLQNLTNHQNLGLHTEMLSDGVIPLIEKGVINNSQKRLNKGRSVTGFVSGTRQLYDFVHDNPGIRVMDISYVNDTSIIRQNPKVTAINSAIEIDLTGQVCADSIGTFQFSGIGGQMDFIRGASLSEEGKPIIALPSTTSKGESRIVPYLKQGAGVVTTRGHIHWVVTEYGAVDLFGKNLKQRGKALINLAHPNHREALERSFFERYKCC; encoded by the coding sequence ATGAACCAGGGAAAATTTGTTACCGCATCAGAAGCCGTTGGATTGGTCGCCTCGGGCAACCGTGTTTTTATTCATGGAGGGGCCGCTACTCCTGTATGCCTTATGAAAGCATTACAGGAAAGGTATAGCGAGCTGGATGAAGTAGAACTGGTGAGCATCACTAATATGGGTGATATTGATTTCGACAAGCCGGAATTCAGCAGGCATTTCTTTTTCAACTCCCTCTTTGTATCGGCCAATACCCGGGATATTGTTAACAGCCATGATGGCGATTATGTGCCGGTGTTCCTGAGCCAGATACCCCAACTGTTCAGGAAAAACATATTGCCGATCGATGTGGCGCTGGTACAGGTGTCACCACCAGATAGTCACGGCTATTGTTCATTGGGAACTTCAGTAGACGTAGCCCGCGCAGCAGCAGATACGGCAAAAACAGTAATTGCCCAGGTAAATCCCCGGATGCCGCGCACCCATGGCGATGGTTTCATACACGTTGATAAGTTTGATGCGCTGGTATGGCATACGGACGAACTACCGGAAGTGAACTATGCCGCCAAAACCAATCCAGCAGTTAAGGAGATCGGTAAACGGGTAGCTGCCCTGGTAGAAGATGGCGCTACGTTACAGTTAGGTATCGGCGGTATACCCGACCAGGTGTTGCAGAACCTTACCAACCATCAAAACCTGGGACTGCATACAGAAATGCTTTCCGACGGTGTTATTCCATTGATCGAAAAAGGTGTTATTAATAATTCACAGAAAAGGCTGAACAAAGGCCGGTCGGTGACGGGCTTTGTATCGGGCACCCGGCAACTATATGATTTTGTGCATGACAACCCGGGCATCCGGGTGATGGACATTTCGTATGTGAATGATACCAGCATCATCCGCCAGAATCCGAAGGTGACCGCTATCAACAGCGCCATTGAAATAGACCTCACCGGGCAAGTGTGCGCCGATTCCATTGGCACCTTCCAGTTCTCCGGCATTGGCGGGCAAATGGATTTTATCCGCGGCGCTTCCCTGTCGGAAGAAGGCAAACCCATCATTGCCCTTCCCTCCACCACTTCAAAAGGCGAATCGCGCATTGTACCCTACCTGAAGCAAGGCGCCGGCGTGGTCACTACAAGAGGACATATTCATTGGGTAGTGACAGAATACGGGGCTGTAGACCTGTTTGGGAAAAACCTGAAACAAAGAGGTAAAGCACTTATCAATCTTGCCCATCCCAACCACCGGGAGGCGCTGGAGCGTAGTTTCTTTGAAAGGTATAAGTGCTGTTAG
- a CDS encoding ABC transporter permease subunit, with amino-acid sequence MLTLTRYVLYDIIRSKVVIAYTLFLFLVSFSLFQLEENNSKAILSLLNIVLIVVPLIAMILTTIHYYNSYEFIELMLSQPLSRKKIIVSEYGGVALSLLCAFMIGTGIPVLLFSADSTGLALLVTGSALTLVFTSLAFLAAVRSRDKARGIGASLLLWFYFALIYDGLVLLILFTFSEYPMEKFTLVLSSLNPIDLARIFIMLKMDVSALMGYTGALYKDFFGSGIGILFTMSILLAWIILPFLWALRLFRKKDL; translated from the coding sequence ATGCTCACATTAACACGGTATGTTTTGTACGATATTATACGCAGCAAGGTAGTTATAGCCTATACCCTGTTTTTATTCCTTGTATCCTTCAGTCTTTTCCAGCTCGAAGAAAACAACAGCAAGGCCATCCTGAGCCTCCTCAACATCGTGCTAATCGTAGTGCCGTTGATCGCCATGATCCTGACAACCATCCACTATTACAACTCCTATGAGTTTATAGAATTAATGTTATCCCAGCCTTTGAGCCGGAAAAAAATTATTGTCAGCGAATACGGCGGCGTGGCCTTGTCACTGCTGTGCGCTTTTATGATCGGCACCGGCATTCCCGTATTGCTGTTTTCAGCCGACAGCACGGGTCTGGCGCTCCTGGTTACCGGGAGCGCCCTTACGCTGGTGTTTACCTCACTGGCATTCCTGGCGGCTGTCCGGTCGCGCGACAAGGCCCGGGGTATTGGCGCCTCCCTGTTGCTCTGGTTCTATTTTGCCCTTATTTATGATGGGCTTGTATTGCTGATCTTGTTCACCTTCAGTGAATACCCGATGGAAAAATTTACCCTGGTGCTTTCATCTCTTAATCCCATTGATCTTGCCCGGATCTTTATCATGCTCAAGATGGATGTAAGCGCCTTAATGGGATATACCGGCGCGCTGTATAAGGATTTCTTTGGCAGCGGTATAGGTATCCTGTTTACCATGAGCATTTTATTGGCCTGGATTATACTGCCCTTTTTGTGGGCATTGCGGTTGTTCAGGAAAAAAGACCTATAA
- a CDS encoding nitrous oxide reductase accessory protein NosL, with protein sequence MQKLSILSRILVAFAAGALVAVFFLPAWRIDLFAPQYPEGLTMRIWINGLSGDVDVINGLNHYIGMKHISADMFPEFTFLPYVVGFFMLLGITIAVSGSRKLLLGYLVLSAIGAALAIFDFYQWGYDYGHDLDPKAPIQVPGLSYQPPLFGHKRLLNFDAYSFPDVAGWIVIAASALAFAVWLAEWYHARKKVPATVLKGSPAILLLLCWLLPACQAKPQPFTAGKDVCDFCRMGISDLRFGGELLTTKGKVYKFDDLHCVAAFLRSGKVTGTDIDQLLVINYEKQNTFLNNRQASFVISSTINSPMDSHTAAFESSQAASAFCEGKEAAILTWPSLIEKLQ encoded by the coding sequence ATGCAAAAACTGAGCATACTGTCCCGGATACTGGTGGCCTTTGCGGCAGGGGCGTTGGTGGCAGTGTTCTTCCTGCCCGCGTGGCGGATAGACCTCTTTGCCCCGCAGTATCCGGAAGGATTGACCATGCGTATCTGGATAAATGGCCTTTCGGGAGACGTGGATGTGATCAATGGCCTGAACCATTACATCGGCATGAAACATATTTCGGCAGACATGTTCCCGGAGTTTACATTCTTACCTTATGTAGTCGGGTTCTTTATGTTATTGGGCATCACCATAGCAGTGAGTGGCAGCAGGAAACTCCTTTTGGGTTACCTGGTTCTATCTGCTATAGGCGCTGCCCTGGCCATATTTGATTTTTACCAATGGGGATATGATTATGGCCACGACCTTGACCCCAAAGCCCCCATACAGGTGCCCGGCCTTTCTTACCAGCCGCCCCTGTTTGGACACAAAAGACTATTGAACTTCGATGCATATTCATTTCCGGATGTAGCCGGGTGGATCGTGATAGCAGCTTCTGCACTGGCCTTTGCCGTGTGGCTGGCAGAATGGTACCACGCCCGGAAAAAAGTACCTGCAACAGTACTTAAAGGTTCTCCCGCCATCCTTTTATTATTATGCTGGTTGTTACCTGCCTGCCAGGCAAAACCGCAGCCATTTACTGCCGGCAAAGATGTTTGTGATTTCTGCCGCATGGGCATCAGCGACCTCCGGTTTGGAGGTGAATTGCTGACGACCAAAGGCAAGGTCTATAAGTTCGATGACCTGCACTGTGTGGCGGCCTTCCTGCGATCAGGAAAAGTAACCGGAACAGATATTGACCAGCTATTGGTGATCAATTATGAAAAGCAGAACACTTTTCTCAACAACCGTCAGGCAAGCTTTGTGATCAGTTCTACCATCAATAGTCCTATGGACAGCCACACCGCCGCCTTTGAAAGCAGCCAGGCAGCCAGCGCTTTCTGCGAAGGAAAAGAAGCAGCCATACTAACCTGGCCATCACTGATCGAAAAACTCCAATAA
- a CDS encoding nitrous oxide reductase family maturation protein NosD yields MRPVLSILALLLYQTTFSHLIVAGYGQPIGTLKKAVGLARDGDSILLKQGVYKEGNILLTRPVTLIGEANTILDGENKVELLTISGHNITVRGITFRDAGYSALNDFAAIKVINSNRILLDNNKVLNAYFAIHVSNTIQCTIRNNQVAGRPRSEQLTGNGIHLWKCQQARIENNQVQGHRDGIYFEFVTESVISNNRSERNIRYGLHFMFSHSDRYTGNTFKNNGAGVAVMYSKKVIMEDNHFEENWGPSAFGILLKEITDSHISRNTFKKNTVGIFMEGSSRMEVKKNVFSSNGWAVKVQASCDDNTFQHNNFFGNSFDIATNGTLVLNTFNNNYWDKYDGYDLNKDDLGDVPYHPVSMYAMIVEQNPTTLILMRSFLVSLLDKAEKAIPSLTPENLVDYQPMIKPNKL; encoded by the coding sequence ATGCGACCGGTCCTTTCCATACTTGCGCTGCTGCTCTATCAAACCACTTTCAGCCATCTGATCGTAGCCGGCTATGGGCAGCCCATTGGCACCTTGAAGAAGGCTGTGGGTCTGGCCAGGGATGGTGACAGCATCCTGCTGAAGCAAGGTGTTTATAAAGAAGGGAATATCCTGCTCACCAGGCCGGTAACACTCATCGGTGAAGCCAATACTATCCTCGATGGAGAAAACAAGGTTGAATTGCTCACCATCAGCGGCCACAACATCACGGTAAGGGGGATCACTTTCCGGGATGCCGGCTATTCGGCCCTGAATGATTTTGCCGCCATCAAAGTAATCAACAGCAACCGCATCTTACTGGATAACAATAAAGTGCTGAATGCCTATTTCGCTATCCATGTTTCCAACACCATCCAGTGTACCATCCGGAACAACCAGGTTGCCGGCCGGCCCAGATCAGAACAACTGACGGGGAATGGTATTCACCTCTGGAAATGCCAGCAGGCCAGGATTGAAAACAACCAGGTACAGGGACACCGCGATGGCATCTATTTTGAATTTGTAACAGAGTCGGTCATCAGCAATAACCGCAGTGAAAGAAATATCCGCTATGGCCTGCATTTCATGTTCTCGCACAGTGACCGCTATACCGGCAATACGTTTAAAAACAACGGGGCCGGTGTGGCCGTGATGTATTCCAAAAAGGTGATCATGGAGGACAATCATTTTGAAGAGAACTGGGGGCCTTCCGCCTTCGGCATCCTGCTCAAGGAAATCACCGATAGCCATATTAGCCGCAATACCTTTAAAAAGAATACAGTCGGCATTTTCATGGAAGGCAGCAGCCGGATGGAAGTGAAGAAAAATGTCTTCAGTAGTAATGGTTGGGCAGTAAAAGTACAGGCCAGTTGCGATGACAATACCTTTCAACACAATAATTTTTTCGGCAACAGCTTCGATATCGCTACCAACGGCACCCTGGTGCTCAATACCTTCAACAATAATTACTGGGATAAATATGATGGGTATGATCTCAACAAGGATGATCTGGGCGATGTTCCCTATCACCCTGTAAGCATGTATGCCATGATAGTAGAACAAAATCCTACCACCCTGATCCTGATGCGCAGTTTCCTGGTTTCCCTGCTGGATAAAGCAGAAAAAGCCATTCCCAGCCTAACCCCGGAAAACCTGGTCGATTATCAACCCATGATAAAGCCCAATAAATTATGA
- a CDS encoding ABC transporter ATP-binding protein translates to MIRIEHLKKRFKKLQALDDINALFREGQVISLIGPNGSGKTTLIKTILGMVTPDEGDIFVDQQSIRNNPVYRVHIGYMPQIGRYPDNMKVGQLFDMMKAIRRMPDSELDTDLLVRFNLVSIFDKPMRTLSGGTRQKVSAALAFYFNPRILILDEPTAGLDPLSSEILKEKILEEKKKNKLILITSHILSDLDDLTTHVMYMQEGKMRFLKDIDSLREETGEHRLGKAIARVMKAAQPDALWINEVLAVKQTTRNL, encoded by the coding sequence ATGATACGGATAGAACACCTGAAGAAACGTTTTAAAAAGCTGCAGGCGCTGGATGATATCAACGCGCTTTTCCGGGAAGGTCAGGTGATCTCCCTGATCGGCCCCAACGGGTCGGGCAAGACCACCCTGATCAAAACCATCCTGGGCATGGTTACGCCCGATGAAGGCGATATTTTCGTTGATCAGCAATCCATTCGTAACAACCCCGTCTACCGCGTTCATATAGGGTATATGCCTCAGATAGGCCGTTACCCCGATAATATGAAGGTGGGACAGTTATTCGATATGATGAAGGCCATCCGCAGGATGCCGGATAGTGAACTGGATACTGACCTGCTGGTACGGTTTAACCTGGTTTCCATCTTCGATAAACCCATGCGCACCCTCAGCGGTGGTACCCGCCAAAAAGTAAGTGCGGCCCTTGCTTTCTATTTCAATCCCCGCATCCTGATCCTGGATGAACCCACAGCCGGCCTCGACCCTTTATCGTCAGAAATACTGAAAGAGAAGATCCTCGAAGAAAAGAAAAAGAACAAGCTGATCCTGATCACCTCACATATCCTCAGTGACCTGGATGATCTGACTACGCATGTCATGTATATGCAGGAGGGAAAAATGCGGTTTTTAAAAGATATAGACAGCCTGCGGGAGGAAACCGGCGAACACAGGCTGGGCAAGGCGATAGCCCGGGTCATGAAGGCAGCACAACCAGACGCGTTGTGGATCAATGAAGTGTTGGCCGTAAAACAAACCACCCGTAACCTGTAA
- the hemN gene encoding oxygen-independent coproporphyrinogen III oxidase — translation MLNAVTISPALIGKYNQPVPRYTSYPTVPFWNNDTDPQQWQQLFKQAFTVHNTANGISLYIHLPFCESLCTYCGCNKKITTNHAVEEVYISALLKEWDLYRQWMGERPQLREIHLGGGTPTFFSPVRLAGLLERILVNGNVPPDAQFSLEGHPNNTTREHLDQLYRLGFRRISYGVQDLDPRVQQVINRIQPFEKVQQATDAARAAGFTAVNFDLIYGLPLQTAASIEQTISQVLTLRPDRIAFYSYAHVPWTSRGQRLFSEEDLPGAEAKLGLYLQGKDLLTAAGYADIGMDHFALPQDELFKAKVAGKLHRNFMGYTTQHSGLLLGLGVSAISDLNNGFAQNNKSLHDYYAAVNGGRLAIQRGFLLNEEDLAFRQYIKEVACNGTTRFAPEHLTILESLSFPVLQEMAADGLLIFNREGMQLTAAGHYFIRNACSAFDLYLQRNRSVSTGHQFSKAI, via the coding sequence ATGTTGAACGCAGTTACCATTTCCCCTGCCCTGATCGGGAAGTATAACCAGCCGGTGCCCCGCTATACCAGCTACCCAACGGTCCCATTCTGGAATAATGATACCGATCCGCAACAATGGCAGCAACTCTTTAAGCAGGCATTTACAGTGCATAATACTGCCAATGGCATCAGCCTGTACATCCATTTGCCTTTTTGTGAATCGCTTTGTACCTACTGTGGTTGTAATAAGAAGATTACTACCAATCATGCAGTAGAAGAAGTGTATATAAGTGCACTGTTAAAGGAGTGGGACTTGTACAGGCAATGGATGGGTGAGCGCCCGCAACTCCGGGAAATACACCTGGGTGGTGGTACACCTACTTTCTTTTCACCTGTACGGCTGGCCGGGCTGCTGGAACGTATCCTGGTAAATGGCAATGTGCCGCCCGATGCACAATTCAGTTTGGAAGGTCATCCCAATAATACCACCCGTGAACACCTGGACCAGTTATACCGGCTGGGTTTCAGGCGCATCAGCTATGGCGTGCAGGACCTCGATCCCCGGGTACAGCAGGTCATCAACCGCATCCAGCCTTTTGAAAAGGTGCAACAGGCCACAGATGCGGCAAGGGCCGCCGGTTTCACGGCCGTTAACTTCGACCTGATCTATGGTCTGCCTTTGCAAACTGCCGCCAGTATTGAACAAACCATTAGCCAGGTGCTTACCTTAAGGCCCGATCGCATTGCCTTTTATAGTTATGCCCATGTGCCCTGGACCAGCCGCGGCCAACGTTTGTTCAGTGAGGAGGACCTGCCAGGCGCCGAAGCAAAGCTGGGCCTGTACCTGCAGGGGAAAGACCTTTTAACGGCAGCAGGTTATGCAGATATTGGTATGGACCATTTTGCATTGCCGCAGGATGAGTTGTTCAAAGCCAAAGTCGCCGGGAAGCTGCACCGCAATTTCATGGGTTATACCACGCAGCACAGTGGCCTGTTGTTGGGATTGGGTGTATCGGCTATCAGCGACCTGAACAACGGGTTTGCGCAAAACAATAAGTCGTTACATGATTATTATGCTGCTGTTAATGGTGGCAGGCTGGCTATTCAACGGGGCTTTTTGCTCAACGAAGAAGACCTGGCTTTTCGTCAATACATCAAAGAAGTGGCTTGTAACGGCACCACACGCTTTGCCCCGGAACATCTTACTATCCTGGAATCGTTGAGTTTCCCGGTTCTCCAGGAAATGGCAGCAGACGGCTTATTAATATTTAACCGCGAAGGCATGCAGCTTACTGCTGCCGGCCATTATTTTATCCGCAATGCCTGCAGCGCCTTTGACCTCTACCTGCAAAGAAACAGGTCAGTATCCACCGGCCATCAATTCAGTAAAGCAATCTAA
- a CDS encoding c-type cytochrome: MKLKMITAATIIYGALLFTASCGNEGVKTETTDPAATSPQELANNQPETHGIEIKEGDITITSPLQKDLVSAGKSIYELKCQACHKLNEEKLVGPGWKDVTKKRKPVWIMNMITNTEAMLTSDPEAQKLLEQCLVRMPNQNISKDEARQILEFMRENDGEK; this comes from the coding sequence ATGAAACTCAAAATGATCACTGCTGCCACCATCATCTATGGAGCTTTGCTTTTCACCGCTTCCTGCGGTAATGAAGGAGTAAAGACGGAAACCACCGATCCGGCCGCTACCTCGCCCCAGGAGCTAGCCAACAACCAACCTGAAACACATGGTATTGAAATAAAAGAAGGAGATATCACTATTACCTCTCCTTTGCAAAAAGACCTCGTTAGCGCCGGCAAGAGTATATATGAATTAAAGTGCCAGGCCTGCCACAAACTCAACGAAGAAAAACTGGTAGGACCAGGATGGAAAGATGTTACTAAAAAAAGAAAGCCCGTCTGGATCATGAACATGATCACCAACACAGAAGCGATGCTGACCAGCGATCCAGAAGCGCAAAAGTTGCTGGAACAATGCCTGGTAAGAATGCCCAACCAGAACATCTCAAAGGATGAAGCAAGACAGATCCTTGAATTCATGCGCGAAAATGATGGTGAAAAATAA
- the nosZ gene encoding Sec-dependent nitrous-oxide reductase gives MKHIFLKRVLPVAFLSAGLTGMQACKPKGTQSAVTGDAASKAYVAPGKYDEFYNFVSGGFSGQMSVYGLPSGRLLRVIPVFSVDPEKGWGYSEETKPMLNTSNGLIPWDDLHHIALSVTNGVHDGRWAFGNANNTPRIARIDLTTFRAAEIIEIPNSAGNHSSPFITENSEYVVAGTRFSVPIGDNQDVPINSYKDNFKGTVSFIGLNKDSGDMHIAFQILTPGINFDLARAGKGKSAGWVFFSCYNSEKANTLLEVNASQKDKDFIMAVNWKKAEEYVKAGKGVKKAVRYAHNKYNEQTHTAISTIEKEVLTLDPKDCPDMVYFMPCPKSPHGCDTDPSGEYIVGSGKLAAIIPVFSFSKIQQAITGKNYDGTFDGIPVLKYEAVLHGEVQKTGLGPLHTEFDDKGNAYTSFFVSSEIIKWNIKDLKVLDRVPTYYSIGHLSVPGGPTAKPYGKYVIAYNKITKDRYLPTGPELTQSAQLYDISGDKMKLILDFPTIGEPHYAEALPAALIAKNSRKIFKIEENKNPYATLGDKNARVERVGKDIHVYMTSIRSHFTPDNIEGVKLGETVYFHVTNLEQDWDVPHGFAVKGANNAELLIMPGETQTLKWVPEKAGIFPMYCTDFCSALHQEMQGYIRVSAPGANVPLSFSTGSTEPAAAQPSKDGSTVKN, from the coding sequence ATGAAACATATTTTCCTGAAAAGGGTGTTACCAGTAGCGTTCCTGTCAGCCGGACTTACGGGGATGCAGGCTTGCAAACCCAAAGGGACACAGTCGGCCGTAACCGGCGACGCCGCTTCAAAAGCATACGTGGCGCCAGGCAAGTACGATGAGTTTTACAATTTTGTTTCCGGGGGCTTCAGCGGACAAATGTCTGTGTATGGCCTTCCATCAGGCCGCCTGTTGCGGGTAATCCCGGTTTTCTCCGTAGACCCTGAAAAAGGCTGGGGCTACAGTGAGGAAACAAAACCCATGCTCAATACTTCCAATGGCCTCATACCCTGGGATGATCTGCATCATATAGCCCTCTCAGTAACCAATGGTGTTCATGATGGTCGCTGGGCTTTTGGCAATGCCAATAATACGCCCCGTATAGCCCGTATTGATCTTACCACCTTCCGCGCCGCTGAGATCATTGAAATACCCAACAGCGCGGGTAACCACTCCTCCCCCTTCATTACCGAAAACTCTGAGTACGTAGTGGCCGGGACCCGGTTTAGTGTACCCATTGGCGACAATCAGGATGTGCCCATCAACTCCTATAAAGATAACTTCAAAGGCACCGTAAGTTTTATTGGCCTCAACAAGGACTCGGGTGATATGCACATCGCTTTCCAGATCCTTACACCGGGCATTAATTTCGACCTGGCGCGTGCCGGAAAGGGAAAATCAGCAGGCTGGGTTTTCTTTAGCTGTTACAATTCAGAAAAAGCCAATACCCTGCTGGAAGTAAATGCCTCCCAGAAAGATAAGGATTTCATTATGGCCGTTAACTGGAAAAAAGCAGAAGAATATGTGAAAGCCGGCAAAGGGGTGAAGAAAGCTGTGAGGTATGCCCATAACAAATACAATGAGCAAACCCATACTGCTATCTCTACCATTGAAAAAGAAGTGCTGACACTTGATCCAAAAGATTGCCCGGATATGGTTTATTTCATGCCCTGTCCCAAATCGCCCCACGGTTGTGATACCGACCCTTCCGGCGAATATATTGTAGGCAGTGGCAAACTGGCGGCCATTATACCGGTGTTCTCCTTTAGCAAAATACAACAGGCCATTACCGGCAAAAATTATGATGGTACGTTTGATGGCATCCCGGTGTTGAAATATGAAGCGGTATTGCACGGTGAAGTGCAAAAAACCGGTCTTGGCCCCCTGCACACAGAATTTGATGACAAAGGCAATGCCTATACTTCCTTCTTTGTTTCTTCTGAAATTATAAAGTGGAACATCAAAGACCTGAAGGTGCTTGACAGGGTACCCACTTATTATTCCATTGGTCACCTGTCGGTTCCCGGAGGACCTACTGCCAAACCTTATGGTAAATACGTAATAGCTTATAATAAGATAACGAAGGACCGTTACCTGCCTACAGGGCCTGAATTGACACAAAGCGCCCAGCTCTATGATATCAGCGGTGACAAAATGAAGTTGATATTAGATTTTCCCACCATTGGCGAGCCGCACTATGCGGAGGCCCTTCCCGCTGCGCTGATAGCAAAGAACAGCCGGAAAATATTCAAGATAGAAGAAAATAAGAACCCTTACGCCACACTGGGCGATAAAAACGCGCGCGTGGAACGCGTAGGAAAAGATATACACGTGTACATGACCTCCATTCGCTCTCACTTTACACCTGATAATATTGAAGGCGTAAAACTGGGAGAAACCGTGTACTTCCACGTTACTAACCTGGAGCAGGACTGGGATGTTCCCCATGGCTTTGCCGTGAAGGGGGCTAATAATGCAGAGTTGCTGATCATGCCGGGAGAAACCCAAACCCTGAAGTGGGTGCCGGAGAAGGCGGGCATCTTCCCCATGTATTGCACCGACTTCTGTTCTGCCCTTCACCAGGAAATGCAGGGTTATATACGGGTAAGTGCACCCGGCGCCAATGTGCCCCTCAGTTTCAGCACCGGCTCAACAGAACCGGCTGCAGCGCAACCGTCCAAAGATGGTTCAACAGTAAAAAATTAG